From Methylomonas sp. EFPC3, a single genomic window includes:
- the fabG gene encoding 3-oxoacyl-ACP reductase FabG, whose translation MPPTSPCTTSKPSTTLWSNSVDKKTAIVTGASRGIGRAIAERLVADGFYVLGTATSDSGAEAISAYLGDNGKGYKLNVADAADIEVFIKTTGDAYGTPAVLVNNAGITRDNLLMRMKDEEWDDIINTNLTSIFRMSKAVLRGMMKARYGRIINISSVVGSTGNAGQTNYAAAKAGMVGFAKSMAKEVGSRGITVNTVAPGFIDTDMTKELSEEIKTALLGSIALGRLGQPDEIAHAVSFLASEQASYITGETLHVNGGMYMP comes from the coding sequence ATGCCGCCCACTTCACCTTGTACGACATCGAAACCATCAACAACGTTGTGGAGCAACTCCGTGGATAAGAAAACCGCCATCGTTACCGGCGCCAGCCGCGGCATCGGCCGGGCCATTGCCGAAAGACTGGTCGCAGACGGCTTTTACGTACTGGGCACCGCCACCTCCGACAGCGGTGCCGAGGCTATTTCCGCCTACCTGGGCGACAACGGCAAAGGCTATAAGCTGAACGTGGCCGACGCCGCCGACATCGAAGTCTTTATCAAGACCACCGGTGACGCCTACGGCACCCCAGCGGTTCTGGTCAACAACGCCGGCATCACTCGCGACAACCTGCTGATGCGCATGAAAGACGAGGAATGGGACGACATCATCAACACCAACCTGACCTCGATCTTCCGGATGAGCAAAGCCGTGTTACGCGGCATGATGAAAGCCCGTTACGGCCGCATCATCAATATCTCGTCCGTCGTCGGTTCGACCGGTAACGCCGGCCAGACCAACTATGCCGCGGCCAAGGCCGGCATGGTCGGCTTCGCCAAATCGATGGCCAAAGAAGTCGGTTCGCGCGGCATCACCGTCAACACCGTGGCGCCGGGTTTCATCGACACCGACATGACCAAAGAATTGTCGGAAGAGATCAAAACCGCCCTGCTCGGCTCAATCGCGCTGGGCCGCCTCGGCCAACCGGACGAAATCGCCCACGCGGTATCCTTCCTGGCCTCCGAGCAAGCCTCCTACATCACCGGCGAGACCTTGCACGTCAACGGCGGCATGTACATGCCTTAA
- a CDS encoding transposase, with protein MSRYRRSQNPGATYFFTVVTYRRQAILCDEPVREALRKAIAITRTKRPFTIDAWVLLPDHLHTIWTLPGDDADYSTRWGVIKRQVSVA; from the coding sequence ATGTCCCGTTACCGCCGCTCGCAAAATCCCGGTGCAACGTATTTTTTCACGGTGGTGACGTATCGGCGGCAGGCGATTTTATGCGATGAACCGGTACGAGAGGCTTTGCGAAAGGCGATTGCGATTACCCGAACCAAACGGCCGTTTACCATTGATGCCTGGGTTTTGTTGCCGGATCATTTGCATACTATCTGGACCTTGCCGGGCGACGACGCGGATTATTCAACCCGTTGGGGCGTGATAAAACGGCAGGTGAGCGTGGCATGA
- a CDS encoding response regulator: MKTIHQNITKIRRDYNALVANETLEDYALRYAPRSFRKWSEFQVANTAFGSTSFLVLEAIGGFLSINYGFTNAFWAIIAVGIVIFITSLPISYYAARFHIDIDLLTRAAGFGYIGSTVTSLIYASFTFTLFALEASIMSLALELYFQIPLAYAHVVSAVIVVPLVTFGITTISRMQLWTQPVWLLLLIAPYIAVARAEPEALMTLETYFWIAGSGQGFDWLLFGSAATVACSMVAQIGEQVDFLRFLPDKTEQNKWRWWAAMLAAGPGWVVFGVVRQLLGALLAHLAIRHGIPAEHAHEPTQMYLVAYNELFDNPEWALAATTLFVVLSQLKINVTNAYAGSLAWSNFFSRLTHSHPGRVVWLLFNVLIALLLMEFGVFGALEKVLGLFSNMSIAWISTVAAELMINKPLGLSPKEIEFKRAYLSDLNPVGMVSTFVASLVSILAYVGLFGEWPKAFSALIALGLAFALAPALAWFSQGKHYLARDRDERNRYARNTCSICENEFEHDDVAYCPAYGGSICSLCCTLDARCLDSCKVGFRFDDYLERMAKYGLPEFLSLHARMRLLRFGLLFGFLAVLTGIFISIIYYQDLLSIRRDAGAFQLLLHNFLKIYASLLVFIGLCTWWLILNGESRRVAHEETAKQTQLLLQEIDEHKKTDSKLQQAMKLADSANQAKSRFLSSMSHEIRSPLNSIIGYAHILHQDPEIPPHRKQAVETLKRSGEHLCALVEDILDIARIEARKFELKYQTFNFPEFIEHLVHTYRVQAEDKGLSFNCQIGNQLPQRVRGDEKRVGQILINLLGNAVKFTERGEIVFRIGYSGGVASFQVIDSGAGIDEEHLQNIFQPFTRVSQPTGNAVAGAGLGLTISKILTEVMGGELTVKSQVGQGSTFTVRLLLPSQGADAEPDQVAAIAGYRGARRRIMVVDDQREHRELLLDMLEPLGFYLSEADSGEQCLEKVAEERPDLILLDISMRGMNGIETAMLLREGGCSMPIVILSANAYASDRMAALNAGCNDFLAKPIQVRELMHKLKLYLALTWLYRDEAVPAADAERALAVPPAELLADCIDCVRIGDLMGLKKVLQRLSVQQPQYALFFAKLLNLANEFKLGQIRQLLNMNKQEAGR; encoded by the coding sequence ATGAAAACCATCCACCAAAACATCACCAAAATCCGCCGCGACTACAACGCCCTGGTCGCCAACGAAACCCTGGAAGACTACGCGCTACGCTATGCGCCGCGCAGCTTTCGGAAATGGAGCGAGTTCCAGGTCGCCAATACTGCGTTTGGCTCGACCTCGTTTTTAGTTCTTGAAGCCATCGGCGGGTTTTTGTCGATCAACTACGGCTTTACCAACGCTTTCTGGGCCATCATCGCCGTCGGCATCGTTATCTTCATCACCTCGCTGCCGATCAGCTATTACGCCGCCCGCTTTCATATCGACATCGATCTGCTGACCCGCGCCGCCGGCTTCGGCTACATCGGCTCGACCGTTACCTCGCTGATTTACGCTTCGTTCACCTTCACGCTGTTTGCGCTGGAAGCTTCGATCATGTCACTGGCGCTGGAATTGTATTTTCAGATTCCGTTGGCGTACGCCCATGTGGTCAGCGCGGTCATCGTGGTGCCGCTGGTGACCTTCGGCATCACCACCATCAGTCGGATGCAACTGTGGACCCAGCCGGTCTGGCTGTTGTTGTTGATCGCGCCGTATATCGCGGTGGCGCGGGCCGAGCCGGAGGCGTTGATGACGCTGGAAACCTATTTCTGGATCGCCGGCAGCGGCCAGGGTTTCGACTGGTTGCTGTTCGGCAGCGCGGCGACGGTGGCCTGTTCGATGGTGGCGCAGATCGGTGAGCAGGTCGATTTTCTGCGCTTCTTGCCGGATAAAACCGAGCAAAACAAATGGCGCTGGTGGGCGGCGATGTTGGCGGCCGGACCGGGTTGGGTGGTGTTCGGCGTGGTGCGGCAGTTGTTGGGGGCGTTGTTGGCGCACTTGGCGATCCGCCACGGTATCCCCGCCGAGCATGCCCACGAGCCGACCCAGATGTATCTGGTGGCGTACAACGAGCTATTCGACAATCCGGAATGGGCGTTGGCTGCCACCACCTTGTTTGTGGTGCTGAGCCAGCTCAAGATCAACGTCACCAACGCCTATGCCGGCTCGCTGGCCTGGTCCAATTTTTTCTCGCGCCTGACTCACAGCCATCCGGGGCGGGTGGTATGGTTGTTGTTCAACGTGCTGATTGCGCTGCTGTTGATGGAATTCGGCGTGTTCGGCGCGCTGGAGAAGGTGCTGGGCTTGTTTTCGAATATGTCGATCGCCTGGATCAGCACCGTCGCCGCCGAATTGATGATCAACAAGCCCTTGGGCTTGAGTCCGAAGGAAATCGAGTTCAAACGGGCTTATCTGTCCGATTTGAATCCGGTGGGCATGGTATCGACTTTCGTCGCGTCGCTGGTGTCGATTCTGGCTTATGTCGGTTTGTTCGGCGAGTGGCCCAAAGCCTTCTCGGCTTTGATCGCGCTGGGCTTGGCCTTTGCGCTGGCGCCGGCGCTGGCCTGGTTCAGCCAGGGCAAGCATTATCTGGCGCGCGACCGCGACGAGCGCAACCGCTACGCCCGTAACACCTGTTCGATTTGCGAGAACGAGTTCGAACACGACGACGTGGCCTATTGCCCGGCTTACGGCGGTAGTATCTGTTCGCTGTGCTGCACGCTGGACGCCCGCTGCCTGGATAGCTGCAAGGTCGGATTCCGCTTCGACGATTACCTGGAACGGATGGCCAAATACGGCCTGCCCGAATTTCTGAGTCTGCATGCGCGGATGCGTTTGTTGCGTTTCGGTTTGTTATTCGGCTTTCTGGCGGTGCTGACCGGCATTTTCATCAGCATCATTTATTACCAGGATTTGCTCAGCATCCGCCGCGACGCCGGTGCGTTTCAATTGCTGCTGCATAATTTTCTGAAGATCTACGCCTCGCTGCTGGTCTTCATCGGCCTGTGCACCTGGTGGCTGATTTTGAACGGCGAAAGCCGGCGCGTCGCCCACGAGGAGACTGCGAAACAAACCCAGTTATTGCTGCAGGAAATCGACGAGCACAAGAAGACCGACAGCAAACTGCAACAAGCGATGAAGCTGGCCGACAGCGCGAATCAGGCCAAAAGCCGCTTTCTGAGCAGCATGAGCCACGAGATCCGCTCGCCGCTGAACAGCATCATCGGCTACGCCCATATTCTGCATCAGGACCCGGAGATTCCGCCGCACCGCAAACAGGCCGTGGAAACCTTGAAGCGCAGCGGCGAGCATTTGTGCGCGCTGGTCGAGGACATCCTGGACATCGCCCGGATCGAGGCGCGCAAGTTCGAATTGAAATATCAAACCTTCAATTTCCCGGAGTTTATCGAGCATTTGGTGCATACCTACCGGGTCCAGGCCGAGGATAAAGGTTTGAGTTTCAATTGCCAGATCGGCAACCAGTTGCCGCAACGGGTGCGCGGCGACGAGAAGCGGGTGGGGCAGATTCTGATCAATCTGTTGGGTAATGCGGTCAAGTTCACCGAGCGAGGCGAGATCGTGTTTCGCATCGGTTATAGCGGCGGCGTCGCCAGTTTTCAGGTCATCGACAGCGGTGCCGGGATTGATGAGGAACATTTGCAGAATATCTTCCAGCCGTTTACCCGCGTCAGCCAGCCGACCGGCAACGCCGTGGCCGGTGCCGGGCTGGGCTTGACCATCAGTAAAATCCTGACCGAAGTGATGGGCGGGGAATTGACCGTGAAAAGCCAGGTAGGGCAGGGCTCGACCTTTACCGTGCGCTTGCTGCTGCCCAGTCAGGGTGCCGATGCCGAGCCGGATCAAGTCGCCGCGATCGCCGGCTACCGGGGTGCCAGACGCAGAATCATGGTGGTCGACGACCAGCGCGAGCACCGCGAGTTGTTGCTGGACATGCTGGAGCCGCTGGGTTTTTATCTGAGCGAAGCCGATTCCGGCGAGCAATGTCTGGAAAAAGTGGCCGAAGAGCGGCCGGATTTGATCTTGCTGGATATTTCGATGCGCGGCATGAACGGCATCGAAACCGCGATGCTGTTGCGGGAAGGCGGCTGCAGTATGCCGATCGTGATCCTGAGCGCGAATGCCTACGCCAGCGACCGGATGGCGGCGCTGAATGCCGGCTGCAACGATTTTCTGGCCAAGCCGATCCAGGTGCGGGAACTGATGCACAAGCTGAAACTCTATCTGGCCTTGACTTGGCTGTATCGTGACGAAGCGGTGCCGGCCGCCGATGCCGAGCGGGCGCTAGCGGTGCCGCCGGCGGAATTGCTGGCCGACTGCATCGACTGCGTGCGGATCGGCGATTTGATGGGCCTGAAAAAGGTCTTGCAACGTCTGTCGGTGCAACAACCACAATATGCGTTGTTTTTTGCCAAGTTGCTGAATCTGGCCAACGAATTCAAGTTGGGCCAAATTCGGCAATTGTTGAATATGAACAAACAGGAGGCAGGGCGATGA
- the plsX gene encoding phosphate acyltransferase PlsX, whose product MGGDFGPQVTVPASLACLRKNPDLNLIMVGDEAVLRKLLEPALAEFDGRISIQHASQVVEMDETPQKALKNKKDSSMRVAINLVQEGKADACVSAGNTGALMATARFVLKMIPGIDRPAIISTLPSTFGHTHMLDLGGNVDSSAEHLYQFAVMGEEVVKAVENIERPRIGLLNIGEEDMKGNEQVKAAAKLLENSSLNYIGYVEGNSINAGNVKVDLIVTDGFVGNVALKSIEGAAKMIGSKLKDSFSKNWLTKLAGLAAYPVLKQFKDSIDPRLYNGASFIGLRGLVIKSHGGADALAFETAIHLAELEVAQGVIRKISEKLEVALAQKVAS is encoded by the coding sequence ATGGGCGGGGATTTCGGTCCGCAAGTAACGGTTCCCGCCTCTCTGGCCTGTTTAAGAAAAAATCCGGATCTGAATCTCATCATGGTTGGCGACGAGGCGGTTCTGCGCAAACTGCTGGAACCGGCGCTTGCCGAATTTGACGGCCGGATCAGCATTCAACACGCCTCACAAGTCGTGGAAATGGACGAAACGCCGCAAAAAGCGCTGAAGAACAAAAAAGATTCTTCGATGCGGGTAGCGATCAACCTGGTTCAGGAAGGCAAAGCCGACGCTTGCGTCAGCGCCGGCAACACCGGAGCCCTGATGGCAACCGCCCGTTTCGTGCTGAAAATGATCCCCGGTATCGATCGTCCCGCGATTATTTCCACCCTGCCTTCGACCTTCGGCCATACCCACATGCTGGACTTGGGCGGCAACGTCGATTCCAGCGCCGAACATCTCTATCAATTCGCCGTGATGGGCGAGGAAGTCGTCAAAGCGGTGGAGAACATCGAGCGGCCGCGTATCGGCTTGCTGAATATTGGCGAGGAAGACATGAAAGGCAACGAGCAAGTCAAAGCTGCCGCCAAATTACTGGAAAATTCCTCGCTAAATTACATCGGCTACGTGGAAGGTAACTCGATCAACGCCGGCAACGTCAAAGTCGATTTGATCGTCACCGACGGCTTCGTCGGCAATGTCGCCTTAAAATCGATCGAAGGCGCCGCAAAAATGATCGGTTCCAAATTGAAAGACAGTTTCTCGAAAAACTGGCTGACCAAACTGGCCGGTCTGGCGGCCTACCCGGTTCTGAAACAATTCAAAGACAGCATCGATCCGCGCCTCTACAACGGCGCCAGCTTCATCGGCTTGCGCGGACTGGTGATCAAAAGCCACGGCGGCGCCGACGCCCTGGCCTTCGAGACTGCCATTCATCTGGCCGAACTGGAAGTGGCGCAAGGCGTTATCCGTAAAATCAGCGAAAAACTGGAAGTCGCGCTCGCGCAGAAGGTCGCCTCATGA
- the fabD gene encoding ACP S-malonyltransferase, translated as MTINEQSYNLAFVFPGQGSQAVGMLGALAEATPVVKRTFEQASDALGFDLWNLVANGPEADLNQTHNTQPAMLAAGVAVWRAWCELSAIRPAWMAGHSLGEYTALVCSGALGFDDAIKLVAARGRLMQEAVPAGEGAMAAILGLEDHQVVNTCTEVAHGEIVAAANFNAPGQVVIAGQTAAVDRAIEALKALGAKRALKLPVSVPSHCALMEAASDQLNEILQGLNVDMPNTTLIHNADVKSHGSPEVIRYALKEQLFKPVRWVESIKFMHEQGVTAFVECGPGKVLMGLNKRIAADAAHFTLYDIETINNVVEQLRG; from the coding sequence ATGACAATCAACGAACAAAGTTACAATCTGGCCTTCGTCTTTCCCGGCCAGGGCTCGCAAGCGGTCGGCATGCTCGGCGCGTTGGCCGAAGCCACCCCGGTGGTGAAACGAACCTTCGAACAAGCGTCCGACGCGCTGGGTTTCGATTTGTGGAATCTGGTCGCCAACGGCCCGGAAGCCGATCTCAATCAAACTCACAATACCCAACCGGCCATGCTGGCGGCCGGCGTGGCCGTCTGGCGGGCTTGGTGCGAGCTATCGGCGATCCGCCCTGCCTGGATGGCAGGCCACAGCTTGGGCGAATATACCGCCCTGGTCTGTTCCGGCGCACTGGGCTTCGACGACGCAATCAAATTAGTTGCCGCCCGCGGCCGCTTGATGCAGGAAGCGGTACCGGCCGGCGAAGGTGCAATGGCCGCCATCCTGGGTCTGGAAGACCACCAAGTGGTCAACACTTGCACTGAAGTCGCCCACGGCGAGATCGTCGCCGCCGCCAACTTCAACGCGCCCGGCCAAGTCGTCATCGCCGGCCAAACCGCCGCCGTCGACCGCGCCATTGAAGCCCTGAAAGCCCTGGGCGCCAAGCGCGCCTTGAAACTGCCGGTCAGCGTACCGTCGCATTGTGCCTTGATGGAAGCGGCCTCCGACCAGCTCAACGAGATTCTGCAAGGCCTGAACGTCGACATGCCCAATACCACGCTGATTCACAATGCCGACGTCAAATCGCACGGCTCGCCGGAAGTGATTCGCTACGCGCTGAAAGAACAATTATTCAAACCGGTGCGCTGGGTGGAAAGCATCAAATTCATGCACGAGCAAGGCGTTACCGCCTTCGTCGAGTGCGGCCCCGGTAAAGTGCTGATGGGCTTGAACAAGCGCATCGCCGCCGATGCCGCCCACTTCACCTTGTACGACATCGAAACCATCAACAACGTTGTGGAGCAACTCCGTGGATAA
- a CDS encoding beta-ketoacyl-ACP synthase III, whose translation MSRWTKVIGTGGYLPPIVRTNDDISNMVDTSDSWIYERTGIKSRRIAGPEETASSMAEIAARQAIAMAGIAATDIDMIVVATGTPERVYPSTACLLQERLGIKHCVGFDIQAACSGSVYGLSIADQYIKTGFAKNVLVVGSEICSRIVDWSDRSTCILFGDGAGAILLTASAEPGILSTHIHSDGGYEDLLYCPNPQVAAEAKQQEPAFISMRGNEVFKVAVNTLGRIVDETLAANGLQQSDIDWLVPHQANTRIIAATAKKLGMSMDQVILTLENQGNTSSASVLLAFNEGVRDGRIQRGQTVLMEAFGAGFTWGSALLRY comes from the coding sequence ATGAGCCGCTGGACCAAGGTAATCGGCACCGGCGGCTATCTGCCGCCGATCGTCCGCACCAACGACGATATCTCCAACATGGTCGACACCTCCGACAGCTGGATTTACGAACGTACCGGCATCAAAAGCCGCCGCATCGCCGGCCCGGAGGAAACCGCCTCCAGTATGGCCGAAATCGCCGCCCGCCAGGCCATAGCCATGGCCGGTATCGCCGCGACCGACATCGATATGATCGTCGTCGCCACCGGCACGCCGGAGCGGGTCTATCCCAGCACCGCCTGCCTGCTGCAGGAACGGCTGGGCATCAAACACTGCGTTGGCTTCGATATTCAGGCCGCCTGCTCCGGTTCGGTTTACGGCCTCAGCATCGCCGACCAATACATCAAAACCGGCTTCGCCAAAAACGTCCTGGTGGTCGGCAGCGAAATCTGCTCGCGGATTGTCGACTGGAGCGACCGCAGCACTTGCATTCTATTCGGCGACGGCGCCGGCGCGATCCTGCTGACGGCCAGCGCGGAGCCCGGCATATTGTCCACTCATATTCACTCCGACGGCGGTTACGAAGACCTGTTGTATTGCCCGAACCCGCAAGTGGCAGCCGAAGCCAAACAGCAAGAGCCGGCCTTCATCAGTATGCGCGGTAACGAAGTGTTCAAAGTTGCGGTCAACACGCTGGGCCGGATTGTCGATGAAACCCTGGCCGCAAACGGCTTGCAGCAAAGCGATATCGACTGGCTGGTGCCCCATCAGGCCAATACCCGCATCATTGCCGCCACCGCGAAAAAACTCGGCATGTCGATGGATCAAGTGATTCTGACCTTGGAAAACCAGGGCAATACCTCCTCGGCATCGGTGCTGCTCGCCTTTAACGAAGGCGTGCGCGACGGCCGCATCCAACGCGGCCAGACCGTGCTGATGGAAGCATTCGGCGCCGGTTTCACTTGGGGCTCCGCATTACTGAGGTACTAA
- the rpmF gene encoding 50S ribosomal protein L32, translated as MAVQKSKVSRSRRGQRRSHDALVGKTLAQDPLTGETHLRHHMTPDGYFKGRQIVGAHEED; from the coding sequence ATGGCAGTACAAAAGAGCAAAGTATCGCGTTCCAGACGCGGTCAACGTCGTTCACACGATGCATTGGTCGGCAAAACCCTGGCCCAGGATCCATTGACCGGCGAAACCCATCTGCGCCACCACATGACACCCGACGGTTATTTCAAAGGCCGTCAAATCGTCGGCGCACACGAAGAAGATTAA
- a CDS encoding YceD family protein: MSDKFPDHIDPLLFAERRSVLAGELNIATLERLADSVVDRSGVLAVRIEFGKEGKRVTVSGHIGGDLQLECQSCLQALAWPVDISFKLSVVSSLQEAKQLDDSEPLMLDGDTISLTALVEDEILLALPDYPRHPFDCIERNRSEDAEYGATDSQIKANNPFSVLAKLKKTGD; the protein is encoded by the coding sequence ATGTCAGATAAGTTTCCCGACCATATTGATCCTCTGCTGTTCGCTGAAAGACGTAGCGTATTGGCCGGAGAATTGAATATCGCTACGCTCGAACGCTTGGCCGATAGCGTAGTTGACCGTAGCGGTGTCTTGGCCGTCCGCATCGAGTTCGGCAAAGAGGGTAAACGGGTTACCGTGTCCGGCCATATAGGGGGCGACCTCCAATTGGAGTGTCAATCCTGCCTGCAGGCGCTGGCATGGCCTGTAGATATCAGCTTTAAATTGTCTGTTGTGTCTTCGCTACAGGAAGCCAAGCAACTGGACGATTCCGAGCCGTTAATGCTGGACGGCGATACGATTTCGTTAACCGCCTTGGTCGAGGACGAAATTCTACTGGCGTTGCCGGATTATCCTCGACACCCGTTCGACTGCATCGAACGCAACCGTTCCGAAGACGCCGAATACGGCGCGACCGATAGTCAGATCAAGGCGAACAACCCTTTTTCTGTTTTAGCAAAACTTAAAAAAACTGGAGATTGA
- a CDS encoding response regulator, with protein sequence MMEAALSNGTVLIVDDTPGNLALLSDTLSEANYRVLVATDGSSALEQIQYVKPDIILLDVMMPGIDGFETCSRLKADPATAAIPVLFMTGLSELENLLRGFGEGALDYIVKPIRPAEVLARIEVHLSQTRNLLRAEQLLNHGEFAALAVDAGGQIHWRTPAGAQWLADFKAFRGLDLALAGDSVLPEDMLGWFQRWLRQSGRTEADSEPHRLVPGFAVTVNACEQPGEYLLLLQRDDAQWSPQTLREKLKLTFREAEILMWIARGKTNKEIGIILSTSPRTVNKHLEHIFEKLGVSTRAAAVAMAMQQG encoded by the coding sequence ATGATGGAAGCGGCTCTCAGCAACGGCACGGTATTGATCGTCGACGATACGCCGGGTAATTTGGCTTTGCTGTCCGATACGCTGTCGGAAGCCAATTACCGGGTGCTGGTCGCTACCGACGGCAGTTCGGCGCTGGAACAAATCCAATACGTCAAACCCGACATCATTTTGCTGGACGTGATGATGCCGGGCATCGACGGTTTCGAAACCTGTAGCCGGTTGAAAGCCGATCCGGCCACGGCGGCGATTCCGGTACTGTTCATGACCGGCCTCAGCGAATTGGAAAACTTGCTGCGCGGCTTCGGCGAAGGCGCGCTGGATTACATCGTCAAGCCGATCCGGCCGGCCGAAGTCTTGGCGCGGATCGAAGTGCATCTGAGCCAGACCCGCAACCTGCTCCGAGCCGAACAATTGCTGAACCACGGCGAGTTTGCCGCGCTGGCGGTCGATGCCGGCGGCCAAATCCATTGGCGGACGCCGGCCGGGGCGCAATGGCTGGCGGATTTCAAGGCATTCCGGGGGCTGGACCTAGCGCTTGCCGGCGACAGTGTGTTGCCGGAGGACATGCTGGGCTGGTTTCAACGCTGGTTGCGCCAGTCCGGCCGGACCGAGGCCGACTCGGAACCGCATCGGCTGGTGCCGGGATTTGCGGTCACAGTCAATGCCTGCGAACAGCCGGGCGAGTACCTGCTGCTGTTGCAGCGCGACGATGCGCAGTGGAGTCCGCAGACGCTACGTGAAAAACTGAAGCTGACTTTTCGCGAAGCCGAAATTCTGATGTGGATTGCCCGCGGCAAGACCAATAAGGAGATCGGCATTATCCTCAGTACCAGTCCCCGCACCGTGAACAAACACCTGGAACATATCTTCGAAAAACTGGGCGTGTCGACCAGGGCGGCGGCGGTGGCGATGGCGATGCAGCAAGGTTGA
- a CDS encoding Maf family protein, translating into MTETSSIVLASSSPYRRELLKKLAVDFNCCPANVDETPRPNEPPTDLALRLSVEKALAVGSIHPAHLVIGSDQVAAFDGEILGKPGNRERAVAQLQRQSGRVVSFYTGLCVLDSASGQYFTDLVECEVHFKSLSLQQIEYYLDIDRPYDCAGSFKSESLGIALFDKICGEDPNALVGLPLIKLAGLLKKFGVDVLNPAAG; encoded by the coding sequence ATGACCGAGACTAGTTCCATCGTGCTGGCATCCAGCTCCCCGTACCGTCGAGAGCTATTGAAAAAATTGGCTGTCGACTTCAATTGTTGCCCGGCGAACGTCGACGAAACGCCCCGGCCGAACGAGCCGCCAACGGATTTGGCACTGCGTTTATCCGTCGAAAAAGCGCTGGCAGTCGGCAGTATCCATCCCGCACATTTGGTGATCGGCTCCGACCAGGTGGCGGCGTTCGACGGCGAAATCCTGGGAAAGCCGGGGAATCGGGAGCGGGCAGTTGCCCAGTTGCAGCGCCAATCGGGCAGAGTGGTGTCTTTCTACACCGGGCTTTGCGTATTGGATAGCGCCAGCGGACAGTATTTTACCGATCTGGTCGAGTGTGAGGTGCACTTCAAATCCTTAAGCCTGCAGCAGATTGAATATTACTTGGACATCGACCGTCCCTACGATTGCGCCGGCAGCTTCAAATCCGAATCCCTGGGTATTGCCTTGTTCGATAAAATTTGCGGCGAAGATCCGAATGCCTTGGTTGGCTTGCCCTTGATTAAATTGGCCGGTTTGCTGAAGAAATTCGGCGTCGACGTGCTGAACCCGGCGGCGGGTTAG